One window of the Rhizobiaceae bacterium genome contains the following:
- a CDS encoding MFS transporter, with the protein MPLPLIALFIAAFAFGTTEFVIAGVLPQVAGGLDVSIPTAGYLVSGYALGIALGGPLLTLATARLSRKTLLLGLATAFTLGQIACALAPDFTSMLLLRVAIAVAHGAYFGVAMVVAVGLVREEKRSMAIALILAGLTVSNVVGVPVGTAIGTVFGWRATFWAMFGLGLIALVAMMLLLPRTTGAASPPAGFMREVRVLGRQQVWTSLILMLMLMIGQFVPFTYIAPMLQQVTGLDAALVPWVLFVNGVGATVGVFLGGRLADWKLMPSLVTLLAMQGVTLAAMYLASPYPVPMIAAVTLWGALNFAIGTPIQSRILGWTADAPNLASSLIPSGFNIGIAIAAFVGATLLNAGYGYRSLPLLGVGAMAVATAVALLSYASERRSGTKPPRRAGTLAAEPC; encoded by the coding sequence ATGCCCCTTCCGCTGATCGCCCTGTTCATTGCCGCCTTCGCCTTCGGCACGACCGAATTCGTCATTGCCGGCGTGCTGCCGCAGGTAGCAGGTGGCCTCGACGTGTCGATCCCCACCGCCGGCTATCTCGTTTCCGGCTATGCCCTCGGCATCGCGCTCGGCGGCCCGCTGCTGACGCTCGCCACAGCCCGGCTGTCCCGCAAGACCCTGCTGCTCGGTCTCGCAACGGCCTTCACCCTCGGCCAGATCGCCTGCGCTCTTGCGCCTGATTTCACCTCCATGCTGCTGCTTCGGGTGGCGATCGCGGTGGCGCACGGCGCCTATTTCGGCGTCGCCATGGTCGTCGCGGTCGGCCTCGTACGCGAGGAAAAGCGCTCGATGGCGATTGCGCTCATCCTTGCCGGACTGACCGTCTCAAACGTCGTCGGCGTGCCGGTCGGCACCGCCATCGGCACAGTCTTCGGCTGGCGCGCGACCTTCTGGGCGATGTTCGGCCTCGGCCTGATCGCGCTCGTCGCCATGATGCTGCTCCTGCCCCGCACCACCGGGGCCGCCTCGCCGCCGGCCGGCTTCATGCGCGAGGTGCGCGTGCTCGGCCGCCAGCAGGTGTGGACGTCGCTGATCCTCATGCTGATGCTGATGATCGGCCAGTTCGTGCCCTTCACCTACATCGCGCCGATGCTTCAGCAGGTCACCGGCCTCGACGCCGCCCTCGTTCCATGGGTGCTGTTCGTCAACGGCGTCGGCGCCACGGTCGGCGTCTTTCTCGGCGGCCGTCTGGCCGACTGGAAGCTGATGCCGTCGCTCGTCACGCTTCTGGCGATGCAGGGCGTGACGCTCGCCGCCATGTATCTGGCGAGCCCGTATCCCGTGCCGATGATCGCCGCCGTCACGCTTTGGGGCGCGCTCAACTTCGCCATCGGCACACCGATCCAGTCACGCATCCTCGGCTGGACTGCGGACGCGCCGAACCTCGCCTCCTCGCTCATCCCCTCCGGCTTCAACATCGGCATCGCCATCGCGGCCTTTGTCGGCGCCACGCTGCTCAATGCCGGCTACGGCTACCGCAGCCTGCCGCTGCTCGGCGTCGGGGCGATGGCTGTCGCGACCGCCGTGGCGCTGCTGTCCTACGCATCGGAGCGCCGCAGCGGGACGAAACCGCCGCGCCGCGCCGGCACCCTCGCCGCCGAGCCCTGCTGA
- a CDS encoding RcnB family protein, with product MKRFALGALALSMFAAPALQAQAAPVYLPQTSMVQSDVAQVDYRRDNHKRVETRTKIVKKKVVRESHWKRGHKYRDWKRHRAVNDWHRHGLHRPGRGQEWIRVGNDYLLVGIASGIIAGIIAGR from the coding sequence ATGAAACGTTTTGCCCTTGGCGCCCTGGCGCTTTCGATGTTCGCGGCACCTGCGTTGCAGGCACAGGCTGCGCCGGTCTACCTGCCGCAGACCAGCATGGTCCAGTCCGACGTGGCGCAGGTCGACTACCGTCGCGACAATCACAAGCGCGTCGAAACGCGCACGAAGATCGTCAAGAAGAAGGTGGTGCGCGAGAGCCACTGGAAGCGCGGCCACAAGTACCGCGACTGGAAGCGCCATCGGGCCGTCAACGACTGGCACCGCCATGGCCTGCACCGGCCGGGCCGCGGGCAGGAATGGATCCGCGTCGGCAACGACTACCTTCTGGTCGGCATCGCGTCTGGCATCATCGCCGGCATCATTGCCGGCCGCTGA
- a CDS encoding Na/Pi cotransporter family protein, whose translation MSGSVVLLNLAGAVALMLFATRMVKTGVERAYGDVLRQKLRGTMRNPLLAVLVGAALAIAFQSSTAVTLLVGSFAGAGIVSGLAGQLAVRGAEVGSALVVKLLSFDLSLLIPVCLTAGTVMFMATERRSWRQFGRILVGIGLLLLSLGMVSHAADPLRESRLMPMIVSYFSSDPVTAFLLAALVTWLFHSSIAAVLLLMALAGRGLIPSELGVVLVLGVNLGSSVIAPLLTRAADPDVRVVPIGNLLMRGAGSIVMLVLFLALDPPLAFLGGSEPDRIVNAHILFNLVILVAGIPLAGLVYRTSRALVAIGSKAPVESLEDIEISALDETALSTPALALANATREVVRVCETVEVMLKRIMELYEDASEEKIKALAALDDRVDRKQAAIKLYLARVKQHPLTEDEARRCEELIGASVKLEQVGDIIVRNMLPHVRKKLERGLTFTEQGWRELSAFHSSVLANARMAFNVLVSRDATTARHLVQEKDRLRDLEKRSSDSHFSRLGEGTAKSVETSSIHLDTIRDLKQINSLLAAIAYPVLEEHGLLRGSRLQAI comes from the coding sequence ATGAGCGGATCGGTCGTCCTGCTCAACCTCGCCGGCGCGGTGGCGCTGATGCTCTTCGCCACGCGCATGGTGAAGACCGGCGTCGAGCGCGCCTATGGCGATGTGCTGCGCCAGAAACTGCGCGGCACGATGCGCAATCCACTGCTCGCCGTGCTCGTCGGCGCGGCCCTCGCCATCGCTTTCCAGAGCTCTACGGCGGTCACGCTGCTGGTCGGCTCCTTCGCCGGGGCCGGCATCGTATCGGGCCTCGCCGGGCAGCTTGCTGTGCGCGGCGCCGAGGTCGGCTCGGCGCTGGTGGTGAAGCTTCTGTCCTTCGACCTGTCGCTGCTGATACCGGTCTGCCTGACGGCCGGGACGGTCATGTTCATGGCTACCGAGCGGCGCTCTTGGCGGCAGTTCGGCCGCATTCTGGTCGGCATCGGCCTTCTGCTGCTCTCGCTCGGCATGGTCAGCCATGCCGCCGATCCGCTGCGCGAAAGCCGGCTGATGCCGATGATCGTCTCCTATTTTTCCTCCGATCCTGTCACGGCGTTCCTGCTGGCGGCTCTCGTCACCTGGCTGTTCCATTCTTCCATCGCCGCCGTGCTGCTTCTCATGGCGCTTGCCGGACGCGGGCTGATCCCGTCCGAGCTCGGCGTCGTGCTGGTGCTCGGCGTCAATCTCGGCAGCTCGGTCATTGCCCCCCTCCTCACGCGCGCAGCCGATCCTGACGTGCGCGTCGTTCCCATCGGCAATCTTCTGATGCGCGGCGCCGGCTCCATCGTCATGCTGGTGCTTTTCCTCGCCCTCGATCCGCCTCTCGCCTTCCTCGGAGGCAGCGAGCCGGATCGGATCGTCAACGCCCATATCCTGTTCAATCTCGTGATACTGGTCGCCGGCATTCCGCTGGCCGGCCTTGTGTACCGCACCTCCCGCGCGCTCGTCGCCATTGGCAGCAAGGCTCCCGTCGAATCGCTGGAGGACATCGAGATCAGCGCGCTGGACGAGACCGCCCTTTCCACGCCCGCGCTGGCGCTCGCCAACGCCACGCGCGAGGTGGTGCGCGTCTGCGAGACCGTCGAGGTCATGCTGAAGCGCATCATGGAGCTCTACGAGGATGCCAGCGAGGAAAAGATCAAGGCGCTGGCCGCTCTCGACGACCGCGTCGACCGCAAGCAGGCGGCGATAAAGCTCTACCTCGCCAGGGTGAAGCAGCATCCGCTGACCGAGGACGAGGCCCGGCGCTGCGAGGAACTGATCGGCGCCAGCGTCAAGCTGGAGCAGGTCGGCGACATCATCGTGCGCAACATGCTGCCGCACGTCCGCAAGAAGCTCGAGCGCGGCCTGACCTTCACGGAACAGGGCTGGCGCGAGCTTTCCGCCTTCCATTCCTCCGTACTTGCCAATGCGCGCATGGCCTTCAACGTGCTCGTGTCGCGCGACGCCACCACCGCCCGCCATCTCGTTCAAGAGAAGGACCGCCTGCGGGATCTGGAGAAGCGCTCCAGCGACAGCCATTTCTCGCGGCTCGGCGAAGGCACGGCGAAAAGCGTCGAGACCAGTTCCATCCATCTCGACACGATCCGCGACCTGAAGCAGATCAACTCGCTGCTTGCCGCGATCGCCTATCCGGTGCTGGAAGAGCACGGCCTGCTCCGGGGCTCGCGCCTGCAGGCGATCTGA
- a CDS encoding DUF1801 domain-containing protein — translation MAGKQQDNAKPKLLSGGNPQIPKGYGDAPMQAYIAAMPGWKSDVGRRLDAIVSGTVPGVEKAVKWNSPLYGLDGKTWFLSFHCFDRYIKVAFFRGAALEPPPPVTSKQKDVRYFHIHENDDLDEAQLADWVKQASRLPGEKM, via the coding sequence ATGGCCGGCAAGCAGCAAGACAACGCGAAGCCGAAACTCCTGTCGGGCGGCAACCCGCAGATTCCGAAAGGCTATGGCGACGCGCCCATGCAGGCCTACATCGCCGCTATGCCGGGCTGGAAGAGTGATGTCGGTCGCCGCCTCGACGCCATCGTCTCCGGTACGGTCCCCGGCGTCGAGAAGGCGGTCAAATGGAACTCGCCACTCTATGGCCTCGACGGCAAGACGTGGTTCCTCAGCTTCCACTGCTTCGACAGATACATAAAGGTCGCCTTCTTCCGCGGCGCCGCCCTCGAACCGCCGCCGCCGGTAACGTCGAAGCAGAAGGACGTGCGCTATTTCCACATCCACGAAAACGACGATCTGGACGAGGCGCAGCTCGCCGACTGGGTGAAGCAGGCGAGCAGGCTCCCCGGCGAGAAGATGTAG
- a CDS encoding DUF1801 domain-containing protein, whose product MKKPAPDESRQDASALIDARIAELGDWRGKTLARIRAVIKAADPGVVETWKWRGVPVWEHDGIICTGETYKNVVKMTFAKGASLEDPSGLFNSSLEGNTRRAIDVHEGHEIDEAALKALIRAAIALNVAKRAKR is encoded by the coding sequence ATGAAAAAGCCCGCTCCCGATGAATCCCGGCAAGACGCCTCCGCCCTGATCGACGCGCGCATCGCCGAACTCGGCGACTGGCGCGGCAAAACGCTCGCCCGCATCCGCGCCGTCATCAAGGCGGCCGATCCCGGAGTTGTGGAGACATGGAAATGGCGCGGCGTGCCGGTCTGGGAGCATGACGGCATCATCTGCACCGGCGAAACCTACAAGAATGTCGTGAAGATGACCTTCGCCAAGGGGGCGTCGCTGGAAGACCCTTCCGGCCTGTTCAACTCCAGCCTCGAGGGCAACACCCGCCGCGCCATCGATGTCCACGAAGGCCATGAGATCGACGAGGCGGCGCTCAAAGCACTGATCCGCGCCGCCATCGCACTGAACGTGGCGAAGCGCGCTAAGCGATAG
- a CDS encoding GatB/YqeY domain-containing protein, whose protein sequence is MRAQIAEALKTAIRTQDKKRTSTLRLINAAIQDRDIANRGQGKDQVSDEDILQILTKMVKQREESAKAFEEGNRLELAEQEREEIAIIRDFLPKQMGEDQVRSVCQQVIRDIGADGLRDMGKCMNALKEKYPGQMDFGKASGIVKTMLQ, encoded by the coding sequence ATGCGCGCGCAAATTGCCGAGGCCCTGAAGACGGCCATTCGGACACAGGACAAGAAGCGGACCTCGACGCTGCGTCTCATCAACGCCGCCATCCAGGATCGCGACATCGCCAATCGCGGGCAGGGCAAGGACCAGGTCAGCGACGAGGACATTTTGCAGATCCTGACCAAGATGGTGAAGCAGCGCGAGGAATCCGCCAAGGCTTTCGAGGAGGGCAACCGCCTCGAACTGGCCGAGCAGGAGCGCGAGGAAATCGCCATCATCCGCGACTTCCTGCCGAAGCAGATGGGCGAGGATCAGGTGCGCAGCGTCTGCCAGCAGGTGATCCGCGACATAGGCGCCGACGGCCTGCGCGACATGGGCAAATGCATGAACGCGCTCAAGGAAAAATATCCGGGCCAGATGGATTTCGGCAAGGCGAGCGGCATCGTCAAGACGATGCTGCAGTGA
- the carA gene encoding glutamine-hydrolyzing carbamoyl-phosphate synthase small subunit, translated as MTAHTPAWEIEKPTALLVLADGTVIDGRGLGATGTAGAEVCFNTALTGYEEILTDPSYAGQIVTFTFPHIGNVGTNDEDIEDLTPAARAGAVGAIFKANVTDPSNYRAALHLDQWLKRRGVIAMSGLDTRALTALIREKGAPNAVIAHSPDGKFDVEDLKRQAKAWSGLVGLDLAKEVTSGQSSVWTETPWVWDEGYAAQDAPTMHVVAVDYGVKRNILRLLAGLGAKVTVVPAKTGADEILALKPDGVFLSNGPGDPAATGEYAVPVIRDLLDADIPMFGICLGHQMLALAVGGKTEKMHQGHHGANHPVKDHTTGKVEIVSMNHGFAVDSKSLPEGVDETHVSLFDGSNCGISLAGKPVFSVQHHPEASPGPQDSHYLFKRFVNLIRERRGEPALAER; from the coding sequence ATGACCGCACACACGCCCGCCTGGGAAATCGAGAAGCCGACCGCCCTTCTGGTGCTCGCCGACGGCACCGTCATCGACGGCCGGGGCCTCGGCGCGACGGGTACGGCGGGCGCGGAGGTCTGCTTCAACACGGCGCTGACCGGCTACGAGGAGATCCTCACCGATCCCTCCTATGCCGGCCAGATCGTCACCTTCACCTTTCCGCATATCGGCAATGTCGGCACCAATGACGAGGACATAGAGGATTTGACCCCGGCGGCTCGCGCCGGCGCCGTCGGCGCGATCTTCAAGGCGAACGTCACCGATCCGTCGAATTATCGCGCAGCACTCCATCTCGACCAGTGGCTGAAGCGGCGCGGCGTCATCGCCATGTCCGGCCTCGACACCCGCGCGCTGACCGCGCTGATCCGCGAGAAGGGCGCGCCGAACGCCGTCATCGCCCACAGTCCGGACGGCAAGTTCGACGTCGAGGATCTGAAGCGGCAGGCGAAGGCCTGGTCCGGCCTCGTCGGCCTCGATCTCGCCAAGGAGGTCACGTCGGGCCAGTCTTCCGTCTGGACCGAAACGCCCTGGGTCTGGGACGAAGGCTATGCCGCGCAGGACGCGCCGACCATGCACGTCGTCGCCGTAGACTACGGCGTGAAGCGCAACATATTGCGCCTGCTCGCCGGCCTCGGCGCGAAGGTGACGGTCGTGCCGGCAAAGACCGGCGCGGACGAGATCCTCGCGCTCAAGCCGGACGGCGTGTTCCTCTCCAACGGCCCTGGCGATCCGGCCGCCACCGGCGAATATGCCGTGCCGGTCATCAGGGACCTGCTGGACGCCGATATTCCGATGTTCGGCATCTGCCTCGGCCACCAGATGCTGGCGCTGGCCGTCGGCGGCAAGACGGAGAAGATGCATCAGGGCCATCACGGCGCGAACCATCCGGTCAAGGACCACACCACCGGCAAGGTCGAGATCGTGTCGATGAATCACGGCTTTGCGGTCGATTCGAAGTCTTTGCCCGAAGGCGTTGACGAGACTCATGTTTCCCTGTTCGACGGTTCGAACTGCGGCATCTCGCTCGCCGGCAAGCCCGTCTTCTCGGTGCAGCACCACCCGGAAGCCTCGCCCGGCCCGCAGGATTCGCACTATCTCTTCAAGCGCTTCGTCAACCTGATCCGCGAAAGGCGCGGCGAACCGGCGCTGGCTGAGCGCTGA
- a CDS encoding YihY/virulence factor BrkB family protein has translation MDAGRLRGNADRRDASGRDAAHPSEFPKRAWWRILKRVWSETNDDRAMLVAAGVTFYLLLALFPALAAFVSLYGFVADPRTIAEHVAYLGGMLPSGGLDIIRSQLDALASQDRDALSVGFLIGLAVALWSANSGMKALFDAINIAYGETEKRSIIMLNLWSGLFTLGAILVGIVLLMSVGVVPAMLALLYLDRWQEVIVSLARWPITLAFVWIGITLLYRFGPSRERAKWRWLTWGATLATVVWLAVSAGFSYYLQNFADYNATYGSLGAVIGFMIWVWLSITILIVGAELNAEMEHQTAVDSTTGPPQPLGERGARMADTVAAS, from the coding sequence ATGGATGCGGGCCGGCTCAGGGGAAACGCGGATCGTCGGGATGCAAGCGGCCGGGACGCGGCGCATCCTTCGGAATTTCCAAAGCGGGCCTGGTGGCGCATCCTCAAGCGCGTCTGGAGCGAGACCAATGACGACCGGGCGATGCTCGTTGCCGCCGGCGTGACCTTTTACCTGCTGCTCGCGCTGTTTCCGGCGCTCGCCGCCTTCGTCTCTCTTTATGGTTTTGTCGCCGATCCGCGCACCATCGCCGAGCATGTGGCCTATCTCGGCGGCATGCTGCCGTCGGGCGGGCTCGACATCATCCGCTCGCAGCTCGACGCGCTGGCCTCGCAGGACAGGGACGCGCTGAGCGTCGGCTTCCTGATCGGCCTCGCCGTGGCGCTGTGGAGCGCCAACAGCGGCATGAAGGCATTGTTCGACGCGATCAACATCGCCTATGGCGAGACCGAGAAGCGCTCGATCATCATGCTCAACCTGTGGTCGGGCCTGTTCACGCTGGGCGCGATTCTCGTCGGCATCGTGCTTCTGATGTCGGTAGGCGTCGTGCCCGCCATGCTGGCGCTGCTCTATCTCGACCGCTGGCAGGAAGTGATCGTATCGCTGGCGCGCTGGCCCATCACGCTGGCTTTCGTATGGATCGGCATCACGCTGCTTTACCGCTTCGGGCCGAGCCGCGAGCGGGCGAAGTGGCGCTGGCTGACATGGGGCGCCACGCTGGCGACGGTGGTGTGGCTCGCCGTGTCGGCCGGCTTTTCCTACTATCTGCAGAATTTCGCGGACTACAACGCGACCTACGGCTCGCTCGGCGCGGTGATCGGCTTCATGATCTGGGTCTGGCTGTCGATCACGATCCTGATCGTCGGGGCCGAGCTCAACGCCGAGATGGAACACCAGACGGCGGTCGATTCCACGACAGGACCGCCGCAGCCGCTCGGAGAGCGCGGCGCGCGCATGGCGGATACGGTCGCGGCGAGCTAA
- a CDS encoding zinc metallopeptidase → MLWKGRRQSSNVEDTRGRSGGGFPGGLPGGGGPGRVRIPIGRGTGSGMSISTIIILVVLFFALRACGIDPLEMLNGGGVPGGGGQISETTDSGTGSPASDEMTQFVSTVLAETEDVWNGIFQAEGLKYTEPTLLLFANQVRSACGFASAASGPFYCPGDQKVYLDTTFFDQLDRQFGASGDFAQAYVIAHEVGHHVQNLTGILPKFNQMRQQMTEVEANQMSMRVELQADCFAGVWGHYTAQKGLLEKGDLEEALNAAQQIGDDTLQKRSQGYVVPESFNHGTSAQRQTWFARGFKSGKLSDCDTFNNPI, encoded by the coding sequence ATGCTCTGGAAGGGCCGTCGTCAAAGCTCAAACGTCGAGGATACGCGCGGCCGCAGCGGCGGCGGTTTTCCGGGCGGGCTTCCCGGAGGCGGCGGCCCGGGCAGGGTGCGCATTCCGATCGGCCGCGGCACCGGCAGCGGGATGAGCATCTCGACGATCATCATCCTCGTGGTGCTGTTCTTCGCATTGCGCGCCTGCGGCATCGATCCGCTCGAAATGCTCAATGGCGGCGGCGTGCCGGGCGGCGGTGGCCAGATCAGCGAGACGACCGACAGCGGCACGGGCTCGCCGGCCTCCGACGAGATGACCCAGTTCGTATCGACGGTGCTGGCGGAGACCGAGGACGTCTGGAACGGCATTTTTCAGGCCGAAGGGCTGAAGTATACGGAGCCGACGCTGCTCTTGTTCGCGAATCAGGTGCGGTCGGCCTGCGGCTTCGCATCCGCCGCATCCGGGCCTTTCTACTGCCCGGGCGACCAGAAAGTCTATCTCGACACGACGTTCTTCGACCAGCTCGACCGCCAGTTCGGCGCGTCCGGCGATTTCGCGCAGGCCTATGTGATCGCGCACGAGGTCGGCCACCACGTCCAGAACCTCACCGGCATCCTGCCTAAATTCAACCAGATGCGGCAGCAGATGACCGAAGTGGAAGCGAACCAGATGTCGATGCGCGTCGAGCTTCAGGCCGATTGCTTCGCCGGCGTGTGGGGGCACTATACGGCGCAGAAGGGCCTGCTCGAAAAGGGCGATCTGGAGGAAGCGCTGAACGCCGCGCAGCAGATCGGCGACGACACGCTGCAAAAGCGCTCGCAGGGCTATGTCGTGCCGGAAAGCTTCAACCACGGCACCTCGGCCCAGCGTCAGACCTGGTTCGCGCGGGGCTTCAAGAGCGGCAAGCTGTCGGACTGCGACACCTTCAACAATCCGATCTGA
- a CDS encoding YciI family protein yields the protein MPKFVTIGYGDRKGYDRTAVAVRDAAHAHDAKLRKNGALIGVAGNPVQVRNPDAAHVKTTDGPFMTSSLPVAGFAIIEAADLAEAIDMVSRTPCAVAHGVVEVWPLQQPS from the coding sequence ATGCCAAAATTCGTGACCATCGGATATGGAGACCGGAAGGGCTACGACCGCACCGCTGTGGCCGTTCGGGATGCGGCCCATGCGCATGACGCGAAATTGCGGAAGAATGGAGCGTTGATCGGCGTAGCCGGCAATCCCGTGCAAGTGCGCAATCCCGACGCGGCTCATGTGAAAACGACGGATGGCCCGTTCATGACGTCCTCCTTGCCGGTCGCCGGCTTTGCGATCATCGAAGCCGCCGATCTGGCCGAGGCCATAGACATGGTTTCGCGCACGCCCTGCGCCGTCGCCCACGGTGTCGTCGAGGTTTGGCCGCTTCAGCAGCCGTCCTGA